The Halogranum gelatinilyticum genome includes a window with the following:
- a CDS encoding DUF7344 domain-containing protein, translating to MELQTLHTDTVSGRTKQRPTEPLLSKDELFEILKNQRRRDALRYLKANDGTAKLSDMAEYIAAKENGIDVAALSSSQRKRVYIGLYQCHLPKMASFGVIDFDKDRGTIALLPTASVLDSYLEDEIPTVGSVSRLPIAAAAAVAAVVGAGLLGVPVLSALPATGWAVVSTIALLVLAVSETLSE from the coding sequence ATGGAACTTCAAACGCTCCACACAGATACCGTCAGCGGACGCACTAAACAGCGTCCCACAGAACCGCTCCTCTCGAAAGACGAACTCTTCGAGATCCTAAAGAACCAGCGTCGTCGCGACGCGCTTCGCTACCTGAAAGCGAACGACGGAACGGCGAAGCTCAGCGACATGGCAGAGTATATCGCGGCTAAGGAGAACGGCATCGACGTCGCCGCGCTCTCCTCCAGCCAGCGGAAACGCGTCTACATCGGGCTGTACCAGTGCCATCTGCCGAAGATGGCGAGCTTCGGTGTCATCGACTTCGACAAGGACCGCGGCACCATCGCCCTCTTACCGACGGCGTCGGTGCTCGACAGCTACCTCGAAGACGAGATCCCGACCGTCGGCTCGGTGTCGAGACTCCCAATCGCGGCCGCGGCCGCTGTCGCCGCCGTCGTCGGCGCGGGTCTCCTCGGCGTGCCGGTGCTCTCGGCCCTTCCTGCGACCGGTTGGGCCGTCGTCAGCACCATCGCCCTGCTCGTCCTCGCAGTGAGCGAGACGCTCTCCGAGTGA
- a CDS encoding sugar phosphate nucleotidyltransferase: MTVDDAVVISDAVVLAGGEGRRLRPLTTYQPKPMLPVANRPVLSYVLDALVENGIERATVVVGHGSDRIQTQFADDYRGLALSYVHQRLRLGSGHALAQAVGRVDGPFLVVNGDTVVDAAVVRQTIERYRATDAVATLAVAHSDTPEEYGVVITDHGVIADIDEHPTETRGYLVNVGVYVFSPAIFEALDQLSPRNGELQLTDAVEKLGGPVTSVLVTEGWLDPTTPWQLLAVTEALLAGDEVVVADSANVHESVVIDGPALIGPGCELAAGVVVCGGTCLQANVHVGPGTVLDRTLVFTDARIGGGACLRDSVVGTGCEIGAGTVSPGGRADVAGDAGSQDRRTGGVVADRAVVGPNATLLPGSSVGAYARVGPAVVVDGAVSQGMEVAC; the protein is encoded by the coding sequence ATGACCGTCGACGACGCAGTTGTCATCAGCGACGCAGTGGTTCTCGCCGGCGGCGAAGGGCGACGGCTCAGACCGCTGACGACCTACCAGCCGAAACCGATGCTGCCCGTAGCGAACCGGCCGGTGCTATCGTACGTCCTCGACGCGCTCGTCGAGAACGGTATCGAGCGCGCGACGGTCGTCGTCGGCCACGGCAGCGACCGCATCCAAACGCAGTTCGCCGACGACTACCGCGGTCTCGCGCTCTCGTACGTCCACCAACGGCTGCGCCTCGGCAGCGGCCACGCGCTGGCGCAGGCCGTCGGCCGTGTCGACGGGCCGTTCCTCGTAGTCAACGGCGATACCGTCGTCGACGCCGCCGTCGTCCGGCAGACGATCGAACGCTACCGCGCCACCGACGCGGTCGCCACGCTCGCGGTGGCACACTCCGATACGCCCGAGGAGTACGGCGTCGTCATCACCGACCACGGGGTCATCGCCGACATCGACGAACATCCGACGGAGACGCGCGGCTACCTCGTCAACGTCGGCGTCTACGTCTTCTCGCCCGCCATCTTCGAGGCGTTGGACCAGCTGTCGCCGCGGAACGGCGAACTCCAGTTGACCGACGCCGTGGAGAAACTCGGCGGGCCGGTCACCAGCGTCCTCGTCACCGAGGGCTGGCTCGACCCGACGACGCCCTGGCAGCTCCTGGCCGTGACGGAGGCGTTGCTCGCGGGCGATGAGGTCGTCGTCGCCGACTCCGCGAACGTCCACGAGTCGGTCGTCATCGACGGTCCCGCGCTCATCGGCCCGGGCTGTGAACTCGCCGCGGGCGTCGTCGTCTGCGGCGGCACCTGTCTGCAGGCGAACGTCCACGTCGGTCCCGGAACGGTGCTCGACCGGACGCTCGTCTTCACCGACGCCCGCATCGGCGGCGGCGCGTGTCTCCGCGACTCCGTCGTCGGCACGGGCTGTGAGATCGGCGCGGGCACCGTCTCGCCCGGCGGCCGGGCGGACGTCGCTGGCGACGCTGGCTCACAGGACCGCCGGACCGGCGGCGTCGTCGCCGACCGCGCGGTCGTCGGCCCGAACGCGACGCTGTTGCCCGGCAGCAGCGTCGGTGCGTACGCCCGGGTGGGTCCGGCTGTGGTCGTCGACGGGGCGGTCAGCCAGGGAATGGAGGTGGCGTGCTGA